One window of uncultured Fretibacterium sp. genomic DNA carries:
- a CDS encoding putative heavy metal-binding protein — MIVTTTPSVEGRTIREYRGIVFGEVVAGVNFLKDIGAALRNVFGGRSKGYEEELTRARTESLVEMGQRASALGADAVVGVKMDYEVLGANNDMLMVTCSGTAVKLD; from the coding sequence ATGATCGTGACGACGACTCCCAGCGTCGAGGGGCGCACCATCAGGGAGTATCGGGGCATCGTGTTTGGCGAGGTGGTCGCCGGGGTCAATTTTCTGAAGGATATCGGGGCGGCGCTGCGTAACGTCTTTGGGGGGCGTTCCAAGGGCTACGAGGAGGAGCTGACCCGTGCCCGGACGGAGAGCCTGGTCGAGATGGGGCAGCGGGCGTCCGCACTGGGGGCCGACGCGGTGGTGGGGGTCAAGATGGACTATGAGGTGCTGGGCGCGAACAACGACATGTTGATGGTGACGTGCAGCGGAACGGCCGTGAAGTTGGACTGA
- a CDS encoding S8 family serine peptidase — translation MRKSFLLAAVLLGLLTAPGGALAAPCVEGEALVVFKKAPGAVVTAASVERGAESFRLAALAAASGARVAQAYGALSEAGDGVFALVRSETGTAEQLVEALRARTDVLAASQNYITRAMQDPDDPRYASGELWGLSAIRAPEAWDVATGSTDVYVAVADTGIYAAHEDLQANLDTRLSRNFTRINEKTPAVPSDYADAHGHGTHVAGTIGAVGNNGLGVTGVNWTTRLIALRILGADGSGPTSWTVDALNYLISLLRSNSQMKVAAVNLSLGGYASIPPARAQAILPIWRAYKILDDMDRTVIVVAAGNEGLEVGKPAPYDDPGDPANPEFKKGDYCYPASFTGLKNMIVVGAVSADATAADFSNWSPTAVHLAAPGVRILSTITPQPKGAIYAHLDGTSMATPHVAGAAALLASRYPNATASQIKEALLKGADGNRNPVATAPTNGSGAKLSQYGYLDVKKALDILETTSPDLGPQPQPQPQPQPNPEPQPGPGDSTSGDIVVPTTPSQWTIVRGIPDAWGNTPVAIRVSLSTKKRLISASIEARGLDYRRVTILENGRTSSAAAALSAASASLNYTLQITGMVARVNLVTAVIEALNCRLEGDAADKRLPLGATGIPLSGMTDRTPPLTDPNPGQKSKSGGGGCNGGFLALGLLTFAFLPNRKR, via the coding sequence ATGAGAAAGTCGTTTTTGCTCGCCGCGGTCCTTTTGGGGCTGCTGACAGCTCCAGGGGGAGCCCTTGCCGCCCCCTGCGTCGAGGGCGAGGCGCTGGTGGTCTTCAAAAAGGCGCCCGGTGCCGTCGTTACGGCGGCGTCCGTGGAACGCGGGGCGGAATCGTTTCGGCTGGCTGCGCTGGCGGCGGCCTCCGGAGCACGGGTGGCCCAGGCCTATGGGGCCCTGTCCGAGGCCGGCGACGGCGTCTTCGCGCTGGTCCGTTCCGAGACCGGGACAGCGGAGCAGCTGGTGGAGGCTCTGAGGGCGAGGACCGACGTGCTCGCGGCATCTCAGAACTACATCACCCGGGCCATGCAGGATCCCGACGATCCCCGATACGCCTCGGGAGAGCTCTGGGGACTCTCGGCCATCCGCGCCCCCGAGGCGTGGGACGTCGCGACGGGCAGCACGGACGTGTACGTCGCGGTGGCGGATACGGGTATCTACGCCGCCCACGAGGACCTTCAAGCAAACCTGGATACGAGGCTCAGCCGCAACTTCACGCGAATCAATGAAAAAACGCCCGCGGTCCCCTCGGACTATGCTGACGCCCACGGGCACGGAACACACGTTGCGGGGACGATCGGGGCCGTGGGGAACAACGGCCTGGGCGTCACGGGGGTGAACTGGACGACGCGGCTGATCGCGCTGCGGATCCTGGGCGCGGACGGGTCCGGCCCGACCTCCTGGACCGTGGATGCCCTCAACTACCTGATCTCCCTCCTTCGCAGCAATTCGCAGATGAAGGTCGCCGCGGTCAACCTCTCCTTGGGAGGATACGCATCCATCCCCCCGGCGAGAGCACAAGCAATTCTTCCAATATGGCGCGCTTACAAGATCCTGGACGACATGGACCGGACGGTGATCGTCGTCGCGGCGGGAAACGAGGGCCTGGAGGTGGGGAAGCCCGCGCCCTACGATGACCCCGGAGATCCCGCCAATCCCGAATTTAAGAAAGGAGACTATTGCTATCCCGCGTCCTTCACCGGGCTGAAAAACATGATCGTCGTCGGGGCCGTGTCGGCGGACGCTACTGCGGCGGACTTCTCGAACTGGAGCCCGACGGCGGTGCACTTGGCGGCCCCGGGCGTGCGCATCCTCAGCACGATAACGCCGCAGCCCAAGGGAGCTATCTATGCTCATTTAGATGGCACGTCCATGGCGACCCCGCACGTTGCCGGGGCCGCGGCGCTGCTGGCGAGCCGCTACCCGAACGCCACGGCGTCCCAGATAAAGGAGGCCCTGCTGAAGGGAGCGGACGGCAATCGAAACCCAGTGGCGACGGCGCCGACGAACGGGAGTGGCGCCAAGCTCTCCCAGTACGGCTACCTGGACGTGAAGAAAGCGCTGGACATCCTAGAGACGACGAGCCCCGACCTTGGGCCTCAGCCTCAGCCCCAGCCTCAGCCCCAGCCCAATCCCGAGCCGCAGCCTGGTCCGGGGGATTCAACATCGGGCGACATTGTTGTCCCGACGACCCCCAGCCAATGGACGATCGTTCGCGGGATCCCCGACGCTTGGGGAAACACCCCTGTGGCGATCCGCGTCTCCCTTTCGACGAAAAAGAGATTGATCTCAGCGTCCATAGAGGCCAGAGGGCTGGACTACCGCAGGGTCACGATCCTGGAGAACGGGAGGACCTCCTCCGCGGCGGCGGCGCTTTCCGCAGCTTCAGCTTCTCTGAACTACACGCTGCAGATCACGGGCATGGTCGCCAGGGTAAATCTGGTTACGGCCGTCATTGAGGCGCTGAACTGCCGGCTGGAGGGAGACGCCGCGGACAAGAGGCTTCCGCTGGGAGCAACGGGCATCCCTCTGAGTGGGATGACGGACCGGACTCCGCCCCTGACCGACCCCAACCCCGGACAAAAATCAAAATCGGGCGGCGGCGGCTGCAACGGCGGATTCCTCGCCTTGGGCCTACTGACATTCGCGTTCCTCCCGAACCGGAAACGCTGA